One region of Clostridiales bacterium genomic DNA includes:
- a CDS encoding SpaA isopeptide-forming pilin-related protein, which produces MKKILKRGMSGLLAVLMAFTVLAGFGTTTAFAASETAESYMISFPRDGDAAQIYSEDAWGHSAKTYMNGWTTGSSNYTTLHCMDSFDGKVCYCIEPGLSRNVGDTYYGFGEDFWDNYPSQYNNTIEPDDIKLLLGRIMQYGYQGNLSTSWRSQNDSDADKLAHAFATQLLVWETVVGERDADFDHVSTGGYDEILSLVSPNHPLYSRIMDYYDSIESSVQSHAVCPSFMSRSSGGARTIELAWDGSQYIAELTDTNRVLSQFTFSASETGFHFSVSGNTLTITTDTAPSGNVTISASRSASRCGVLVWTDYKYGPNGGVQDTITYTASVSDPVRAFVKLKVSYGSAKIIKTSEDGRVDGITFTITGEGVNQSVTTDRNGEIHIDNLMPGTYTVTEQSYDKYVPQESHRVTVLAGQTATVSFNNVLRRGELTVTKTSEDGLNQGVKFHLSGTSLSGLPVDEYAVTDENGVATFRDVLIGTGYTLEEMDTAIRYVVPDSQSAAVEWNSVTNKSVSNILKKFNVTVTKSDCESGTAQGDASLAGAAYGIYKGDQLADTYYTDENGQFTTGYYVCGDDWTIREISPSEGYLLDSTVYAVGAEAANYTVELNAAPAVAVAEQVQKGNIAIIKHSDNGDTQIETPEEGAIFAVYLKSAGSYEAAKDTERDYLTCDENGFAQSKDLPYGVYTVHQVSGWEGRELMSDFDVFIAKDGETYRYLINNANFESFIKVIKVDAETGNTIPYAGAGFQIFRPDGSKVEMTFTYPEVTTIDTFYTNDAGMLITPEKLEFGKGYSLKEVSAPYGYVLSHEAVKFDVTEENSTEESGVTVVAVKLGNYAQKGIIKISKTGEVFATVTAADGVYQPVYTVQGLAGATYEIKAAADIYTPDGTLRCSAGEVVDTVTTGADGMAESKPLYLGKYEITEMKAPDGMVINKDAHTAELVYAGQEIEITETAASFCNDRQKARISLSKVLEQNKQFGIGMNNELSAVTFGFYAAEELTAADGSVIPADGLIEILSLDENGKAVLKSDVPFGSYYVKEISTDSHYMLSDEKYPVTFAYAGQEIPVVELAVNDGKSITNEMIYGEIHGMKKDEDGKALAGATIGLFLTDGTEPVLTTVSAEDGSFSFADIPYGEYVAREIAAPEGYVLDETPYTVKVDQNGAVVEIEITNKLIRGSVQLTKVDKDYPDHHLNGAVFEVYRDGKLVGQTEELSDGVYKLDDLPYGDYTLKETEAPKGFFLDEKTYSFSIKEDGKTVVVENEAGKGFANQAQTGGIRIEKTSDDGVLKGFTFRVEGSDITGNAFSKDFVTDEKGQIHIEGLRIGDYVISEVSNKANEKYELPANVTVTVHEGKTVVAKFHNKLKPVTDIPKTGDTTNMPLWATLTGISAIGAGAAAFFTFRKKKEVGKHER; this is translated from the coding sequence ATGAAGAAGATTCTCAAAAGAGGAATGTCGGGGCTGCTTGCAGTCCTCATGGCATTCACCGTGCTTGCGGGCTTTGGCACGACCACGGCCTTCGCCGCAAGCGAAACAGCGGAGTCCTATATGATTTCCTTCCCCCGTGACGGGGACGCTGCTCAGATTTACTCCGAGGACGCATGGGGGCACTCCGCAAAAACCTACATGAACGGCTGGACAACAGGCTCCAGCAACTACACCACCCTGCACTGTATGGATTCCTTTGACGGGAAGGTATGCTACTGCATCGAGCCCGGCCTCTCCCGAAATGTCGGCGATACCTATTACGGCTTCGGTGAGGATTTCTGGGATAACTATCCCAGCCAGTACAACAACACCATCGAGCCGGACGACATTAAGCTGCTGCTGGGGCGTATCATGCAGTATGGCTATCAGGGCAACCTTTCCACCTCGTGGAGATCGCAGAACGATTCCGATGCGGATAAGTTGGCCCACGCCTTCGCTACCCAGCTGCTCGTTTGGGAAACGGTTGTGGGCGAGCGCGATGCGGACTTTGACCATGTGAGCACCGGCGGCTATGACGAGATCCTGTCGCTGGTTTCCCCCAATCATCCGCTGTATAGCCGAATCATGGACTATTACGACAGCATCGAGTCCAGCGTGCAGAGCCACGCCGTTTGCCCGAGCTTTATGAGCAGAAGCAGCGGCGGCGCAAGGACCATTGAGCTTGCGTGGGACGGCAGTCAGTACATTGCCGAGCTCACGGATACCAACCGTGTGCTGTCACAGTTTACCTTCTCCGCCAGTGAGACAGGCTTCCATTTCAGCGTGTCGGGCAACACGCTCACTATCACCACCGATACGGCTCCCAGCGGCAATGTGACGATCTCCGCAAGTCGAAGCGCTTCCCGCTGCGGCGTTCTTGTTTGGACGGACTATAAGTACGGCCCCAACGGCGGCGTTCAGGATACCATCACCTATACGGCCTCCGTCAGCGACCCCGTAAGGGCATTTGTCAAGCTGAAGGTCAGCTACGGCAGCGCCAAAATCATCAAGACCAGCGAGGACGGCAGGGTGGACGGCATTACCTTCACCATCACCGGCGAGGGCGTCAATCAGAGCGTTACCACCGACCGAAACGGTGAAATTCACATCGACAATCTGATGCCCGGCACCTATACCGTCACTGAGCAGAGCTATGACAAGTATGTGCCCCAGGAAAGCCACCGTGTCACCGTGCTTGCTGGACAGACGGCAACGGTTTCCTTTAACAATGTGCTCCGCCGCGGCGAGTTGACCGTGACCAAGACCTCCGAGGACGGACTGAATCAGGGGGTGAAGTTCCACCTTTCCGGAACCTCCCTCAGCGGGCTGCCCGTGGATGAATACGCCGTCACCGATGAAAACGGTGTGGCAACCTTCCGGGATGTGCTCATCGGCACCGGCTACACGCTGGAGGAGATGGACACCGCCATTCGCTATGTGGTTCCCGACAGCCAGAGCGCCGCAGTGGAATGGAACAGTGTAACCAATAAGAGCGTTTCCAACATCCTCAAAAAGTTCAATGTCACCGTCACCAAGAGCGACTGTGAGAGCGGAACGGCGCAGGGCGACGCTTCGCTTGCCGGTGCCGCCTACGGCATTTATAAGGGCGATCAGCTTGCGGATACCTACTACACCGACGAGAACGGCCAGTTCACCACCGGCTATTATGTCTGCGGCGACGACTGGACGATTCGTGAGATCAGCCCCTCCGAGGGCTATCTGCTGGACAGCACCGTTTATGCTGTCGGTGCAGAGGCGGCCAATTACACCGTTGAGCTGAACGCTGCGCCTGCTGTGGCTGTTGCCGAGCAGGTGCAGAAGGGCAATATCGCCATCATCAAGCACTCGGATAACGGCGACACACAAATTGAAACGCCCGAAGAAGGCGCGATTTTTGCCGTCTATCTGAAATCTGCCGGCAGCTATGAGGCGGCAAAGGATACGGAGCGGGACTATCTGACCTGCGATGAAAACGGCTTTGCCCAGAGCAAGGACCTGCCCTACGGCGTGTATACCGTGCATCAGGTTTCCGGCTGGGAGGGCCGTGAGCTGATGAGCGACTTTGATGTGTTCATTGCCAAGGACGGCGAGACCTATCGCTACCTCATCAACAACGCTAACTTCGAGTCCTTCATTAAGGTCATCAAGGTGGATGCGGAGACCGGCAATACCATTCCCTATGCGGGTGCGGGCTTCCAGATCTTCCGTCCGGATGGCTCCAAGGTGGAAATGACCTTTACCTATCCGGAGGTTACCACCATCGACACCTTCTACACCAATGACGCCGGCATGCTCATCACGCCGGAAAAGCTGGAGTTCGGCAAGGGCTACTCCCTCAAGGAGGTCTCTGCCCCTTACGGCTATGTGCTCAGTCATGAGGCGGTCAAGTTCGATGTGACCGAAGAGAATTCCACCGAGGAAAGCGGCGTGACGGTCGTTGCAGTGAAGCTTGGCAATTACGCACAGAAGGGCATCATCAAGATTTCCAAAACCGGCGAGGTGTTTGCCACCGTCACGGCGGCGGACGGAGTCTACCAGCCGGTCTATACGGTGCAGGGTCTTGCAGGAGCAACCTATGAGATCAAGGCTGCGGCGGACATCTACACCCCGGATGGTACGCTGCGCTGCAGCGCCGGCGAGGTGGTGGATACAGTGACTACCGGCGCAGACGGCATGGCGGAGAGCAAGCCGCTGTATCTGGGAAAATACGAAATCACCGAGATGAAAGCCCCCGACGGCATGGTCATTAACAAGGACGCCCATACCGCAGAGCTTGTCTACGCCGGCCAGGAGATTGAGATCACCGAAACCGCTGCCAGCTTCTGCAATGACAGACAGAAGGCGCGGATTTCTCTTTCCAAGGTACTGGAGCAGAACAAGCAGTTCGGTATCGGCATGAATAACGAGCTTTCCGCCGTGACCTTCGGCTTCTATGCCGCCGAGGAGCTTACCGCAGCAGACGGCTCTGTCATTCCTGCGGACGGACTGATTGAGATTCTGTCCCTTGACGAAAACGGGAAAGCCGTGCTCAAGAGCGATGTTCCCTTCGGCAGCTACTATGTCAAGGAAATCAGCACCGACAGCCACTATATGCTCTCCGATGAGAAGTACCCTGTGACCTTTGCCTATGCCGGTCAGGAAATTCCCGTGGTAGAGCTTGCTGTCAATGACGGAAAGAGCATTACCAACGAGATGATCTACGGAGAGATCCACGGCATGAAGAAGGATGAGGACGGCAAGGCGCTGGCCGGAGCTACCATCGGCCTGTTCCTTACTGACGGCACAGAGCCTGTCCTGACCACCGTTTCTGCAGAGGACGGCAGCTTCTCCTTCGCGGACATCCCTTATGGCGAGTATGTGGCTCGTGAAATCGCTGCACCGGAGGGCTATGTGCTGGATGAGACGCCTTATACCGTGAAGGTAGATCAGAACGGCGCTGTGGTCGAGATCGAGATCACCAACAAGCTCATTCGCGGCAGCGTTCAGCTGACCAAGGTGGATAAAGACTATCCCGATCATCACCTGAACGGCGCAGTCTTTGAGGTGTACCGTGACGGAAAGCTTGTGGGCCAGACGGAGGAGTTGTCCGACGGCGTCTACAAGCTGGATGATCTGCCCTACGGTGATTACACGCTGAAGGAAACTGAGGCCCCCAAGGGCTTCTTCCTTGATGAGAAGACCTACAGTTTCTCCATTAAGGAAGATGGTAAAACCGTCGTCGTGGAAAATGAGGCCGGAAAGGGCTTTGCCAACCAGGCACAGACCGGAGGCATCCGCATTGAAAAGACTTCGGATGACGGCGTGCTGAAGGGCTTTACCTTCCGTGTGGAGGGCTCGGATATCACCGGCAATGCTTTCAGCAAGGACTTTGTGACCGATGAGAAGGGTCAGATCCACATCGAGGGGCTGCGCATCGGCGATTATGTGATCTCCGAGGTGTCCAACAAAGCCAACGAGAAGTATGAGCTTCCCGCAAATGTCACCGTAACCGTTCACGAAGGAAAGACGGTCGTTGCCAA
- a CDS encoding ParB/RepB/Spo0J family partition protein: MKSVQKIDLGLTGYDELFMNDAERKENKLPRIYDIPLSEIDDFPDHPFKVKLDEDMDQLVQSIKERGIITPVTLRPKEDGRYEIVSGHRRKKACELAGFDTVKAEVREMTRDEAIILMVESNLQRSVILPSEKAFSYKMRLEAMKRQAGRPAQDNYSPLGNNSFGTKSSDEMAAEVGESKNTIFRYIRLTELIPELLDLVDEGRIAFRPAVELSYLQKEEQRALLEQIAYADATPSLAQAIKLKRFSQDGKLNNEVIESIMSEEKPNQREKINIKYAEARRFIPASVPYEKTGEYILKALEYYHRYQERQKSRNDAR; encoded by the coding sequence TTGAAGAGCGTGCAAAAAATCGATCTGGGCCTGACCGGGTACGATGAGCTTTTCATGAATGACGCGGAGCGAAAGGAAAACAAGCTCCCGCGCATTTATGATATTCCCCTCTCGGAGATCGACGATTTCCCAGACCATCCCTTCAAGGTGAAGCTGGACGAGGACATGGATCAGCTTGTCCAGAGTATCAAGGAGCGCGGGATCATCACCCCTGTCACCCTCCGACCGAAGGAGGACGGGCGGTACGAAATCGTATCGGGGCATCGCAGAAAGAAGGCCTGTGAGCTTGCCGGCTTTGATACCGTGAAAGCCGAGGTGCGGGAGATGACCCGCGACGAGGCCATCATTCTAATGGTGGAATCGAACCTGCAGCGCTCTGTGATACTGCCCAGTGAAAAAGCTTTTTCGTACAAGATGCGCTTGGAGGCCATGAAGAGACAAGCAGGCAGACCAGCTCAAGATAATTATTCCCCATTGGGGAACAATTCTTTTGGAACAAAATCCTCAGACGAAATGGCTGCGGAAGTGGGAGAAAGCAAAAATACTATCTTCCGCTATATTCGCCTTACCGAGCTCATTCCGGAACTTCTGGATTTGGTTGACGAGGGGCGCATTGCGTTCAGACCGGCGGTGGAGCTTTCGTACCTGCAAAAAGAGGAACAGCGCGCCCTGCTGGAGCAAATCGCCTACGCAGATGCCACGCCGTCCCTTGCCCAGGCCATTAAGCTGAAGCGGTTCTCCCAGGACGGAAAGCTGAATAACGAGGTCATCGAGTCGATCATGAGCGAGGAAAAGCCGAACCAGAGGGAGAAAATCAACATCAAGTACGCCGAGGCCAGAAGGTTTATCCCTGCCAGCGTTCCCTACGAAAAAACCGGTGAGTATATTCTGAAAGCGCTGGAATATTATCACCGGTATCAGGAAAGGCAGAAAAGTCGGAATGACGCAAGATAG
- a CDS encoding AAA family ATPase yields MENCKVIAITNQKGGVGKTTTTVNLGVGLASSGKRVLLVDADPQGSLTVSLGIKNPDELDVSLSSLMQSVIDDEPLAEGAIIRHQEGVDLLPSNIELSGMETGLFNVMSREYVLKNAIDGMRKSYDYILIDCMPSLGMMTVNALVAADSVIIPSQPNFLSTKGLNLLLRSISKIKRQINPRLKIDGILLTMVDNRTNNAKAIISSLRSTVGENIRVFRSEIPFSVRAAECSLSGESIFSHDRNGKVAAAYEALTKEVTEIEERAKNRSGPDRVR; encoded by the coding sequence ATGGAAAACTGTAAGGTGATCGCCATCACGAATCAGAAGGGCGGCGTTGGCAAAACGACGACCACAGTCAATCTCGGCGTGGGACTTGCAAGCTCCGGGAAACGGGTCCTGCTGGTGGATGCTGACCCGCAGGGCAGCTTAACCGTGAGCCTCGGCATAAAGAACCCCGACGAGCTGGATGTATCGCTGTCGTCCCTTATGCAGTCGGTCATTGATGATGAGCCGCTTGCAGAGGGTGCAATTATCCGGCACCAGGAGGGTGTGGATTTGCTCCCCTCCAACATTGAACTCTCCGGTATGGAAACGGGCCTGTTTAATGTCATGAGCCGTGAGTATGTTCTGAAGAACGCCATCGACGGCATGAGAAAAAGCTACGACTACATTCTGATTGACTGTATGCCCTCGCTGGGTATGATGACGGTCAATGCGCTGGTTGCGGCAGACAGTGTGATTATCCCGTCTCAGCCGAACTTCCTGTCAACCAAAGGTCTTAACCTGCTTCTGCGCTCCATTTCAAAGATCAAGCGGCAGATCAACCCGAGATTAAAGATTGACGGCATTTTGCTGACGATGGTGGATAACCGCACCAACAACGCCAAGGCGATTATTTCCTCGCTTCGTTCTACCGTGGGAGAGAACATCCGCGTGTTTCGTTCCGAGATTCCCTTTTCGGTAAGAGCTGCGGAGTGCAGTCTTTCCGGAGAAAGCATCTTCTCTCACGACAGGAACGGCAAGGTCGCAGCAGCGTATGAGGCTCTGACGAAGGAGGTGACAGAGATTGAAGAGCGTGCAAAAAATCGATCTGGGCCTGACCGGGTACGATGA
- a CDS encoding helix-turn-helix domain-containing protein, whose translation MKINDIDWSKVPDILAKEQVRLLCHCSKRTALYYLKSGKLPCIYSGKKTRCYKIRKEDLMAFIEDRENHPEFYAVPEGWYKESGRTVRQHYSSEIKIDGEDLHEYYRFLLKEYPDVLEVKKVSEITGYAIPVINRWCNKGKVKYFSIRAMNMIPKIYLIDFFCSNAFRTIPRKSEWHISSLQNYRRWKYLDNLQSK comes from the coding sequence ATGAAAATCAATGACATTGATTGGTCAAAAGTGCCGGATATTCTGGCTAAGGAACAGGTGCGCTTGCTTTGCCATTGCAGCAAACGAACAGCACTCTATTATCTGAAAAGCGGAAAGCTGCCGTGCATTTATTCGGGGAAGAAAACCCGGTGCTACAAAATCAGGAAAGAAGATCTGATGGCTTTTATAGAAGATCGGGAAAATCATCCTGAGTTCTACGCTGTACCGGAGGGATGGTACAAAGAAAGCGGAAGAACGGTTCGGCAACATTATTCGTCGGAAATTAAAATCGACGGCGAAGATTTGCATGAGTATTATCGGTTCCTCCTCAAAGAATATCCAGATGTTCTTGAAGTTAAAAAGGTCAGTGAGATCACGGGATATGCTATTCCGGTAATTAACCGCTGGTGCAACAAAGGCAAGGTGAAGTATTTTTCCATCAGGGCGATGAATATGATCCCCAAGATATACCTGATTGATTTTTTCTGTTCAAACGCATTCAGGACGATACCCCGAAAGAGCGAGTGGCACATCAGCAGTCTGCAAAACTATCGACGCTGGAAGTACTTAGACAACCTACAATCAAAATGA
- a CDS encoding site-specific integrase produces MIAGHLQIKNDNYYMVLNYTDANGKRRQPWIPTGLPAKGNKRRAEKLLLDTRKSFVPPVVSKENEDISSDMLFADYMELWLEIIRSSVEKTTFSSYTQMVKGKIAPYFRNTGLTLDGIQAKHIQSFYLHELKTVSPGTVIHYHANIHKALKYAVKMDLIPFNPADKVERPKKQRYIADYYRQEELERLLEASKDHPYSLLIQMTAFYGLRRSEALGLKWDAIDFERDTITIKHIVTNAKIDGKSEIVCADRAKTKSSLRSLPLVSNIREKLLALREQQKENRRVCGNCYSKKYDGYVFVDAMGNIFNPRSVTANFSKLLEQNGLRHIRFHDLRHSCASLLLANDVPLKQIQEWLGHSDIGTTANIYSHLDYKSKITSANVMDNILTLPDTRQTGWHT; encoded by the coding sequence ATGATAGCAGGACACCTGCAAATAAAAAACGACAATTACTACATGGTGCTGAATTACACGGACGCCAACGGCAAACGCAGGCAGCCGTGGATTCCCACAGGACTTCCCGCAAAGGGAAACAAGCGCCGCGCCGAGAAGCTGCTGCTGGACACCCGCAAGAGCTTTGTCCCGCCGGTTGTGAGCAAGGAGAACGAGGACATCTCCTCTGATATGCTGTTTGCCGACTACATGGAGCTGTGGCTGGAGATTATCCGCAGCTCGGTGGAAAAGACCACCTTTTCCTCTTACACGCAGATGGTAAAGGGAAAGATCGCACCGTATTTCCGAAACACCGGACTGACGCTGGACGGAATCCAAGCCAAGCACATTCAGAGCTTTTATCTGCATGAGCTGAAAACCGTGTCGCCCGGTACGGTGATCCACTATCACGCCAATATCCACAAGGCGCTGAAATACGCCGTCAAAATGGACCTGATTCCCTTCAACCCCGCCGACAAGGTGGAGCGCCCCAAGAAGCAGCGGTACATTGCGGACTATTACCGGCAGGAGGAGCTGGAGAGGCTGCTGGAAGCGTCCAAGGATCATCCGTACTCCCTGCTGATTCAGATGACCGCCTTTTACGGCCTGCGCCGCAGCGAGGCACTGGGGCTGAAATGGGACGCCATCGACTTTGAGCGGGACACCATCACCATTAAGCACATCGTAACCAACGCAAAGATAGACGGCAAAAGTGAAATCGTCTGCGCAGACCGCGCCAAGACGAAATCCAGCCTGCGCTCCCTGCCGCTGGTCAGCAATATCCGGGAAAAGCTGCTGGCGCTGAGGGAGCAGCAAAAGGAAAATCGGCGGGTATGCGGAAATTGCTACAGCAAAAAGTATGACGGTTATGTTTTTGTGGATGCCATGGGCAATATCTTCAACCCCAGAAGCGTTACCGCCAATTTCAGCAAGCTGCTGGAGCAGAACGGTCTGCGGCACATTCGCTTTCACGACCTTAGACACAGCTGTGCCTCACTGCTTTTGGCGAACGATGTGCCTCTGAAGCAAATCCAGGAGTGGCTGGGTCACAGCGATATTGGCACGACGGCGAATATTTACAGCCATTTGGATTACAAGTCCAAGATCACCTCGGCAAATGTGATGGACAATATCCTGACCCTGCCGGACACAAGGCAAACCGGCTGGCACACCTGA
- a CDS encoding helix-turn-helix domain-containing protein yields the protein MTKTELQTMYEVMFTDYPDIVNVAQVQSMLKISRHLAYALIGDGDIPGMKIGNAYRVPKINVIRYALSAGNPQPAA from the coding sequence GTGACGAAGACCGAGCTGCAGACCATGTATGAGGTGATGTTCACGGATTACCCCGACATTGTGAACGTTGCCCAGGTCCAGTCCATGCTGAAAATCAGCCGTCATCTGGCCTATGCGCTGATCGGCGACGGCGACATCCCCGGTATGAAAATCGGCAATGCATACCGCGTACCGAAAATCAATGTGATCCGCTACGCACTCTCGGCGGGAAATCCGCAGCCGGCGGCGTAG
- a CDS encoding ParB/RepB/Spo0J family partition protein yields MKNDRLIDLGLTGYEELFMSTEERLDAKKPKVEAIPLAALTPFRNHPFKVKEDEEMAQLMRSIADAGVLSPALARPLPDGGYELISGHRRLAACKALGMDAMPVIVRDLTDEEAVITMVDSNLQREHILPSEKAFAYKMKYDAIKRSPGRKENGDQLGHQIKSIDSLAENSPDSRNQIQRYIRLTNLIPDILKLVDEGKIALTPAVELSYLQPSEQEMIFSVMDSDEVTPSLSQARRLRRMSEEQTLTDDAVLQLLSEVKGNQVEYVKVPVDKLRSFFRPDTSMKQMTETLVKAMDFYNKHLARQRKGRDAR; encoded by the coding sequence ATGAAGAACGACAGATTGATTGATTTGGGGCTGACCGGGTACGAGGAGCTTTTTATGAGCACGGAGGAACGGCTCGATGCGAAAAAGCCAAAGGTAGAGGCAATCCCGCTGGCTGCCCTCACACCCTTTCGAAATCACCCCTTCAAGGTGAAGGAGGACGAGGAAATGGCGCAGCTCATGCGGAGCATTGCCGATGCCGGCGTGCTTTCTCCGGCGCTGGCAAGGCCGTTGCCTGACGGCGGCTATGAGCTGATCTCCGGCCACCGGCGGCTGGCAGCGTGCAAGGCACTGGGGATGGACGCCATGCCGGTGATTGTCCGCGACCTGACAGACGAGGAGGCTGTTATCACCATGGTGGACAGCAACCTGCAAAGGGAACATATTCTCCCAAGCGAAAAGGCGTTCGCGTACAAAATGAAATACGATGCCATAAAACGCTCGCCGGGGCGAAAAGAAAATGGTGACCAACTTGGTCACCAAATCAAAAGTATTGATTCTCTTGCTGAAAATTCACCGGACAGCCGCAACCAAATCCAACGCTACATACGCCTCACCAACCTGATCCCCGACATCCTGAAGCTGGTGGATGAGGGCAAGATCGCCCTGACTCCGGCGGTGGAGCTGTCCTATTTGCAGCCGTCTGAGCAGGAGATGATCTTCTCCGTGATGGACAGCGATGAGGTAACGCCGTCCTTGTCCCAGGCCCGACGGCTGCGGCGCATGAGCGAGGAGCAGACTCTTACGGATGACGCGGTGCTGCAGCTTCTGTCCGAGGTTAAGGGTAATCAGGTGGAATATGTGAAGGTGCCGGTAGACAAGCTCCGCAGCTTTTTCCGTCCGGACACCTCCATGAAGCAGATGACCGAGACACTTGTCAAGGCCATGGATTTTTACAACAAACACTTGGCGCGGCAGCGCAAAGGCCGGGACGCCCGGTGA
- a CDS encoding relaxase/mobilization nuclease domain-containing protein: MAVTKIWAIHDSVSRVVDYCTNPSKTKLSDLEQVLLYAADKEKNLDEGEQQYAVTGIGCRAESAAREMAAVQRRFGKAGGNVAYHAYQSFKTGEVTAEECHRIGVETARRLWGNDRQVLVATHFNTGTYHNHFVVNPVNMWTGKKLEAKYEVYYKLRDMSDRICKEHGLSVVKNPQRHKTARSVYFAEKNDEPTRYNLMRRALDEALTISSSWTELGAVLRKKGYVFVCDPYRRYATIRSLSAKKCMRTFRLGAEYDKEALQDRLLENQRDIRVTRRYFEFMRPYTREYARKNPPTEKYYRQRDFYLHLPRVNGYLSFFRCVAIVLGVAPLYEKEYRQPLSAECREACRRLDRFTAEITLVCREHLDTPEDVQRFLARMDKEMDAISAARSKIRNKQRGCADPVERVELKKSCAACTAELSRLRKQKQTAYNMIEDNPRLKDLLACELDAWVENDPYLSPREKQALRNQRLSQEEKTIMR, from the coding sequence ATGGCGGTGACGAAGATCTGGGCAATCCATGACAGCGTCAGCCGTGTGGTGGACTACTGCACCAACCCCAGCAAGACCAAGCTGAGCGACCTGGAGCAGGTGCTGCTGTATGCTGCCGACAAAGAAAAAAACCTGGATGAGGGGGAGCAGCAATACGCCGTCACCGGAATTGGCTGCAGGGCGGAGTCTGCCGCAAGGGAGATGGCTGCCGTGCAGAGGCGCTTCGGCAAAGCCGGCGGCAATGTGGCCTACCACGCCTACCAGTCCTTCAAGACCGGTGAGGTTACGGCGGAGGAATGCCATCGCATCGGCGTGGAGACGGCGCGGCGGCTTTGGGGGAACGACCGGCAGGTGCTTGTTGCCACCCACTTCAACACCGGCACTTATCACAACCACTTTGTTGTGAATCCGGTGAATATGTGGACGGGCAAAAAGCTGGAGGCAAAATACGAGGTCTACTACAAGCTGCGGGATATGTCCGACCGTATCTGCAAGGAGCATGGCCTGTCGGTGGTGAAAAATCCCCAACGGCATAAAACGGCGCGGTCGGTCTACTTTGCCGAAAAGAACGACGAGCCCACCCGCTACAACCTCATGCGGCGGGCACTGGACGAGGCGCTGACGATATCGAGCAGCTGGACGGAGCTGGGCGCCGTGCTGCGGAAAAAGGGCTATGTGTTCGTGTGCGATCCCTACCGCAGGTACGCCACCATCCGCTCTCTAAGCGCTAAAAAGTGTATGCGCACTTTCCGGCTGGGAGCCGAATATGACAAGGAGGCGCTGCAGGACAGGCTGCTGGAGAACCAGCGGGACATCCGTGTGACCCGGCGCTATTTTGAATTCATGAGGCCCTACACACGGGAATATGCCAGGAAGAATCCACCGACGGAAAAATACTACCGGCAGCGGGATTTTTATCTGCATTTGCCCCGCGTCAACGGGTATTTGAGCTTCTTCCGCTGTGTGGCAATCGTGCTGGGCGTTGCGCCGCTGTACGAAAAGGAATATCGGCAGCCCCTGTCGGCGGAGTGCCGGGAAGCTTGCCGCAGGCTGGATCGCTTCACCGCCGAGATAACGCTGGTGTGTCGGGAGCATTTGGACACGCCGGAGGATGTGCAGAGGTTTCTTGCACGAATGGACAAGGAGATGGATGCAATATCCGCTGCACGCAGCAAAATCCGCAATAAACAGCGAGGCTGCGCCGATCCTGTGGAGAGGGTCGAGCTGAAAAAGTCCTGCGCCGCCTGCACCGCAGAGCTTTCCCGGCTTCGGAAGCAAAAGCAAACCGCCTATAACATGATTGAGGATAACCCAAGGCTGAAAGACCTCTTGGCGTGTGAATTGGATGCGTGGGTGGAAAACGACCCCTACCTCTCCCCGCGGGAGAAGCAGGCGCTGCGAAATCAGCGGCTGTCCCAAGAGGAAAAGACGATTATGCGATGA